CGCCGAGGTTTCCTTTATCGTGAACACGGCGCTATAATACCTCGTGCAACAGCGAGGGGATAATGATTGAGTGAAGGCATCGTGACACGGGCGGGACGTGGGCTCTACACGGTTCAGACCGATACGGGGCGCATCTTGCCCTGCCGCTTGCGGGGAAACCTGAAGAAGCGCTTTACCTACTCCGAGACCGCCAGCCATGTTCGGCGGGTGGAGAAGGTCAAGAAACTAGCCGAGACCGACCCGATTGCCGTGGGAGATAGGGTCGTGATCGCGGTGGGCGACTCGGGGATCGAGGGGGTGATCGAGGAAGTGCTCCCCCGCCGCAAGGCCCTGGTGCGCCGCTCCGGCAACGAGCGGGAGCGCCAGACCCTGGTCGCCAACCTGGAGCTGGCCGTGATTGTCTTCTCCGCCGCCGAGCCCCGCCCCGATCTCTTCAAGCTGGACCGTTTTCTTGTCCTCGCCGAGGATAGCGAGCTAGAGATCCTGATCGTCCTCAACAAAGCCGACCTCGCCGACCCCAGCGAGCTCACCGAGGCCCTGGCGGAGTACCGCGCGATTGGCTACGAGATCCTCACCACCAGCCGGATCACGGGCGAGGGGATCGACACGCTCCGTGCCCGGCTCAAGGGCCGCCTCTCCGCGTTCTGTGGGCC
This genomic interval from Armatimonas rosea contains the following:
- the rsgA gene encoding ribosome small subunit-dependent GTPase A; its protein translation is MSEGIVTRAGRGLYTVQTDTGRILPCRLRGNLKKRFTYSETASHVRRVEKVKKLAETDPIAVGDRVVIAVGDSGIEGVIEEVLPRRKALVRRSGNERERQTLVANLELAVIVFSAAEPRPDLFKLDRFLVLAEDSELEILIVLNKADLADPSELTEALAEYRAIGYEILTTSRITGEGIDTLRARLKGRLSAFCGPSGVGKSSLLNAVQPGLRLKTGETSEITHAGRHTTVRAELLTLEVGGWVADTPGLRQVEFWDLLPEDVAFCFPELEPLMGHCKFPNCRHRKEPGCAVRAAVDDQRVSPRRYQSYLQMTLTDPTHGSAPRKTAPS